Genomic DNA from Paramisgurnus dabryanus chromosome 11, PD_genome_1.1, whole genome shotgun sequence:
CTTTCATTGATTTAACATCAGATGATTCCTCAGATGTAATAAATTGACATGATGTTTCCCAGATGATCGTCGCTTAAAACATCTAGATAAAAAGTATAAACTCTAAGCAACTGTTGACTAATGGTACAAACTCTGCAGCAGCCCACACATGCCATGTAAGTTAGATTTCCCGTGAAATTCAACTTGACCAAGCAaataatcattattattatcaGCTTACTGATGTGAATCTGGGTTAGGTTTTGAACACAGATTggtttttttattgatttatttagtCAAGAActgattttgtttatttttaactgaATAAAGTTacggattgcagctttaatcaaagacaaaaaagaaatataaaaagtgattcaCTGCTCTTAACTATTTCACTTTTGTCACTTCTTCtttcttcatttttaaagatgaatctataatattttgtggttttttttacatttgattactTTCTTACATTTCTGTGTCTGAAAACGAGGGTAAGAAGCTAAAAAgcactttttatttcattttgaaggaTCCTACCCTGGATCCTCACGtgcagaatgtttttattatagtttatttagtttattcctaatcatttatttacataatcattttataatcattagttatccatataattgttaatttgattattcaatattatttttattattatcaattttcattattattatttttatcattatattattgtttattaattcattattatgtttcaatattttattatattattcattcattcactatatttctatattttatatgtctTATTGATTTCATTGTTGTTCAGTCTTATAGTGGTCTCACGTTTGTGAAGTTTCACGAGCTGTCCTGTCTGTGTAAACAGATAAAGAGAATGTTTATGGAAGCTCAAGGTTTGTGGGATGTTGCTATTAAGCAGTTTTGGTATAACAATGAATGTTGAATTGTTGGACGAGGTTTGAACATTGAGACATATGAAACTGAAACTATCCATCAATAAAACTCTATTCATCTAAACCTTTGTCTCATGTCCTGCTTGTGTTCTTCTCTAGCAACATCTTTACTGACAGAAGCCTGTTAAACAAGttaatttatattttctgaCGTGATCTGGCGTCCAGGGCTGGATcgtataatttttattttgtctggtGTAGAGACTTGATCTAACAGTTTGTTCAAGGTTGATTTCATTAACCCTAACCCTTTTTATTAAGATTACATGGCTCAAAAAcacttattttatttcattatgattttttGTAATGGTGCTGGTAAAAATTCAAACCACTTACCCAACCAAGACAGTAGAAAATAACCCCAGGCCAGCGTTAAGCCTCGCATGGTCACAATTTATGCAAATATGACCAAATTcatgtgttgtttttgtctatattttgTTCGGTTTTGTCTTAAAGAAACCCCACTGCAAATTAACCCATGCGCTTTTTTATAAAGTTACATCATAAGATAACATCTTTGTTGTTCTGGAAGTTTTATCAGTCCTGTATTGTGTTTATTAACAGGTTTTAGTATATTATCTCTTTTTATGACAGTGCTATGGGAAGACATTGGACCCCTTTATCAGGTTATTAATATTTCTAATTTATTGACTCATGCtatctgtttgtttaattattaaTCAGCGATGTCTAAGCATTATTTAGCTTATAGAGCTAAAACAGTTAACTTCAAAACTCAAGTGATTTAACTAATGTCATTCATTCTTACCTGCCGTGTCCTTCACCCCAGCACAATATCATCAGGTTGAATTTGTCATTTCCCTCATCAACAAGATTCCTTGTGTACCTATTCAGACAAATTCATACTTACAATCACGTCAATCAATCACATGTTGTTCAGCATAAAGCCAGCTCAAATGTATGAAGATGGTTTTTAATTTTCTTTCTGTACTGTCAGTCAATTCATTTAGGATTATTCTCACAAGCCAGATAGCACAGGTAAGATGTCTGCTAATAATCTGGAAAACGTCTGTtgtgtaaaaacatctcatAAAGGTCTTGAGGTCAATTCACATTGATCCAACAAATCATCAATATGAAAGCCCTGTAAGTAAATAAGACTTTGAGTGTTGGGGTTTGTTGGGGTTGGATTAGTTTAAATACAGTCTCAATTTTCAATAGGtctatatgacatcttttaggaaAAATCTTAAATTCAAACACAGtcaaataaaaagaaatcatCTTTTAGATGTAAATGCAGACATCAAATGGATGTATGTGTGATATTAGAGTATTGTAATCACTTGACTGTTCACACTCAAAATATCTCAGACGAAACAGATCCGTCTGGGTTTAATTTCAGTGTGGTGTAAAGATCCAGAAAGTTCTGTGTAAAGGCAATATGATGCTGTGTTTATCTCAGACTTTATTTGATTTGGAAAAGCGCAGCGGGTGTGAGTTTAACGCGGAGCTCTGATTGGTTTGGATTCAACTACGCCCCCGACAAGAAGCCCCGCCCACAGACTGACATCAGCAGCACGACATCAGCggagaaaaatacattttatactaCACAAACATTACTATTTTCAACTGTTtgcatgcacttttttggggtttTGAAGAATCAAATGGACAAATGTATATATTCACAAatgtaaatttgtaaaaaagccTAAAGAAATTGAGCATTTTATTGATTCAATAAGATTTTCTTTAAAGCAAAATGCACTTAAAACTGAAAATCTGTCCtttgtttaatattttactgTTAATTCTCCCTAGCATATTTTTGTCTTTGTTATAATATTGTTACTGCCAAGCATTTGATTGATGGTTGTTGTCATttcaataataaaacaaaactacacaaacatttttacacaagaTCGCTTGTGCTTAAAATTATGGCGATACCAGAAAGATAGATCGACTTGCAtataaatcttttttctttgtTATTGCAGAAAACATTTTGAGGGATGACGGAGAGAAAACAGTTAAACTTTAATTCGTGTTCGCCACATCGGCAACAATCGCATCCGGCAAACGcatcattttttaaacacatttaaagaaTAATGATTTCAGTCATCGTAATGCAAATACATTATattacaaacataaataaataatgaaatataccTGTACTGGTCGAATTTAGCAAATTTCATCCATTCTTGTGGTTTACTTTCATAGGCTTCCATGATGCTCTGCACCTCGTCCACATTGATGGAGTCACTTTCAAAAATCTTGTGGAGAGTTTTAATCAAATCATCTAAAGACTCGGGTTTGACGACTTCAGTTTGCTCCATCTTCAGTTGTTGTTGTGCTGATGTTTTTTTAGGTTCACTGAGAGACTTCAACCTTTTATACATTCAGCGAACTTTGATGGACTGTACCACTGCCATATGGAGACATTCAGAGACATTTACAGCAAACcaaaatacaaacaaacactGAGTGCAAATACTGAGCGCTTTATAATAAACAGAatcattaaaacaaacaaaaattatgatatttctaTTTACTTATTTCGATTTACCTCCCGATCTACCCCCACTTTAAACTTGGATTTACCAAGGGGgaggtgtgtgtgcgcgcgtgcgtgcgtgcgtgcgtgcgtgtttgtgtgtgtgtgtgtgtgtgtgtgtgtgtgtgtgtgtgtgtgtgtgtgtgtgcgcgagcGCGCGGGGAGTAACTTTCTTCAGTTCATTCACTATCTAAAAGAAGAGCGATTTTGATTAGTAGTTAAAGTTCATTTCatagtttatattttttctcaatttaagtGTGCTTTATTTAAACTGTACATTTGCATTGCCAAAGCATTTGCAGCTGGGCTGCGTACAAATAgtgcaaataaaaataaaaataaaacaaaagtatATAGTGCAAaggtaaaaaagtaaaagtaaaaagtaaaatagTAGTCTAAgttaaagaaataaaacaaaaagtttaACACAAAGTTAACTAATACATTTGAAGTAGATCAAAAACGTTCATAAAAGTTGTCCTATAAGACAAGAGCGGCTTTAAAACAACTTTTCGGAAAGGTtctgatccacttcaaatgttgtgTAGAATAAAGCTGTACATGAAGTATCTAAACATAGGATTATAAACATCAACACATAATAAGGGACAGGATTAATAGAGAGTAAACCTTTAAGAAGATTTATTCTTTAGTTTACGTCCGTAAAATCATAAAGAAATACACTAAGGAGATGAAAAACAAGACCTTTCGTATTACAAAGTATGATTTCCCAGTCATGTTGGGTATAATTCAGTCACAGTGGGTTTAGGGTTTAGGGCTCTCACGCCATCAGGTGGTGGTGGTTAATGACAGATTTCATCAGAACCTAACCTTATTGACACTGGCAGTCTGCTGTCTTTATACttgaaataaaaattattaaatcatACAGAATACTCAAAAACATACGATTACTAagatttaagaaacatttatgtgaTATGTTAAAAACTATGATACTTTCGTGCATTATGAATAATAGCAATATAGTAGCTATGCGAGTTCTAATCATGTGCCTTACATTTGATAACATTAAGGATGTCTGAGCAATTATTAAGCATAAAAATGAATCAAACCCTTACTGGAAAGTCACATGTATTTAACATGTGCAAATTCACAattgaaatgtgtgttttgggGGAAAAAATATGAATCCTATGTGACTTCCCATGTGAAACACGTCAAACCCATGTATTACACGTGAAATCAATGGGATTACCACATTATGCACAAGTGATCACATGGggtttaaacaaaaatgttccaaaaatacacatttcaaatgttttttcacATGTTAAATTGATGATAttcacatgtgatcacatgatGTTTTTGTAGGGGATTACTTGTcaattgtgtattttttacaaatcatTATAACAATAACTCAAGTATATAACTATCGATATTATAAGTTACACTGCTGCCAAGTTTGGTTGAGAACTTTAAACGttattgtgtatttttttttagtaaaatcGCATTCACTTTTCATATGTGCGCTTGCCAGGACTAATATGACGGCACCGTTAACGACAATCGAGCGGCCAATTGGCGGTCTATTATTTGCTAGGTCTATGGTTGCGGACGTCACGCTGACAGTTTCCGGTGTGCACTCTTCCGCTGTGGTGTGCGCGTGAGTGAGTGTCAGATTCCTGTAACTATTAGTTATTGATTATTTGAAGATTATTAATCTCTTACACCGCAGCTGGAAGCGTTCATCCGTAAACATGATTAAAGCCATTCTGATCTTTAACAATCATGGTAAACCACGACTGTCGAAATTCTACGAGCATTACGTGAGTAAATCAGCtgctgtttattattattattattattattattattatgaatgTTATTCAGTAATTGTTGTCTGTTAATTGAACATGCACATTAATAGTTTAACATTACGCGTTACTTAGCACcaagagtttacatttatttctggATTTGTCGTAGCTAAATATAGGATTTGAAATTATAATGTCGCAGATATATAAAGGATGAAACACGGTGCAGTGAGTGTGTTTAAATccctttcttcttcttcttcttctattTGATAAGTGTGTGTAAATAAATAGAAGTcctttgaaatattaaaaaggTTCAAAGTTCATCATCTAGAGTTACACGATCAGTTTTCACCTTCTGTTTGTTTTATCAGCTCAGTCTAAGCAAACACCAAAGACGAATATGAGCTTCACAATAACACCCTGTACAAAATGTAAAGTAATATAAGCACAAAAGCATTTCTTAAATAGTTTCAGATCTTATACCATCAAAtagaaatcaacacatttctctCTTTAGAAATACAGATAAAACAGTTTGTGTTGTGCTGTTAACCCTATAGGTGACATCTGTTAATGTCCTCGTGATCTGTGTTCACAGAATAAGATAATCTTTCATTATTTGTATGTGCTGTAATGAATCAGAAAGAGAAGAGATGCACGTGATGTCTCATAAACATTACAGTTTAACAACACGGTGATCTTTAACACTTTTCTTTTAATGTTGATCTTATTCAttttttgtgtctgtctgtcttctactttatttaatgttgttttgtAAAGGCTGTTAACAAGCAATGCAGGACCTGCAGTGaagatttatttgttaataaaataatgacacATGGGTGAAAACACATTGCAGGTCAAGAGTTTTGTATTTAACCcctaacaaacacaaacatttaaatgtactttaaatACCCTAATATCACTCACAAACAAAACTCTACAAATAAACTTTGCTTTAGCAGTTTTGTGGCGGTCTTCAATCCTGCAGAGTTTAGACTCCAGCCCATCTGAAGCAGCTGATCTGTGGGACGGCTCGAAACATTCAGACAGATGTGATGGAGTtaaagctaaactctgcaggacctCATGAAGGTTGCCAGCGTGGCATTTATTGTATGAGTGAAACAGCGCCATCAGCTGCTCAGATTGAGACATTTCTCTGAATAACTAAAACTTTCTGTTTTCAACAGACTGAAGACACAGAACAACAAATAATAAGAGAAACGTTTCATCTGGTGTCCAAGCGAGATGAGAACGTTTGTAATTTCCTGGAAGGGGGGCTGTAAGACTCACAATCCTTAAgattttatatattaatgtcaTTTTATCATCTGCTCATCGTGTGATATCACGTGTGTTCAGGTTAATCGGTGGCTCTGACAACAAACTGATCTACAGACATTACGCCACGCTGTACTTTGTGTTCTGCGTGGATTCATCAGAGAGCGAGCTCGGCATTCTGGATCTGATTCAGGTGCTGATGTCCTTGTGGCTTTAAAGTCCTCTTGTTTGTGAGGCTTCTGCTCATGTCTCTGTGTTTGCAGGTGTTTGTGGAAACGCTGGACAAATGCTTTGAGAACGTGTGTGAATTGGACCTGATTTTTCACATGGATAAGGTAAAGCATTGATTCACGCACACAATCGAGTGTTTTTGTATTGGATGACGAGAGGTTTCTTAATGTGACTGCAGGTTCACAATATCCTGGCAGAGATGGTGATGGGTGGGATGGTTCTTGAAACTAACATGAGTGAAATCATCACGCAGGTGGAGGCTCAAACCAAGATGGAGAAATCAGAGGTGAGCATGACGATCGAGCACGTGTGAGCTggcatgtgtgtatgtgtgtgtgtgcggtaCGCATGTCCCAGAATGCCGTTCTGTGATGCTGTTTGCTCTGGCTGCTCTTCTGTGATGAATCTGAAGATCAAACTCTCTCTGTGTCAACTTCTTTGCTTTTCTGCCATTACGAGAAACAAAAGTGGCGTTCGGTCGAATGAGGCTTTATTACTACAGAGAGCATGTTGTAAGTGTCTGGgattattttactgaaaactgagcacaatgtttatttgattcacacacacactcaatTCAATAGACAACAGATGCAGTCATTATATCATTAAAGAAAGTGTTACGACCTTCAGGTAAAGCTCTCTTTATTCTCATCACCTTTTAATGTGAGTTATTATTCTCTGTAGTAATTTGcttaaagaaaatgaagtgATACAAAGTAACTATTCCTGCATTATGACAGGATTGTGTCTGAATGCAAAGCTTAATTTTTTTAGGGCTTTTCCTTCTGATTTTAAGGGAAAATTAAAACCAGATCAGTTTTTAGCACTTGatatttaatgtattgtttttaatacacaTGGTGTTTACAGAAACAGCCTTCTGTTGAGTGCTGAACGCAGTATAAACCGTTagatttgattgacagctgaatCGGTTTCAGTATTTTTTGTCCCATGGGAAATGGATCTACCCGATGGCTTACTGCATATGAATGTGTGCGCATTGATAGGACACACGTCACCTTTAAATGAATGAAATGTCTGTAAACTGTTGTAACTATCTCTCTTCCTCACTGTCTCTAGTTTCTCTTTCTGCAGACGTTTATCTTTCAGTCTCCCAGGCAGGACAGGTAGACACAGGTACTGCTGTTTATTTAACATGCAATACTGCCCTAAGTGTGGCGCGCCGTCTCAGGACCAACATTCCTAATCCTCATCAGGACACAAACAATTCCTACACACGAGAATGCATTACTGAAGCTCATGTGACGAAATAACTTAAGATATTAAGATATTACCATTACAAACATATTTCGTCTACTGGTTTTGATAGCTGATAGTGCCTACGTGCACATAGACTCGGATCAGATGTTATTAGAACATATACTGTAGTGTTTCTGGTTTAAGACTGTAAATCGCCACCAGTCTGAGCAGGTCATTGTTATCCGAGGATTTTGGCTGTAAATGTGTTGTTGGGAATGTTAGTCCTGAGGATCACAGGTTAGAATAGAGCAGATCTGTCTCAGTATTGACCCAGTAGATCTTTAGCATATGGAGCCAGACACCATTAGTGTAGTTCACAGACACAAAGATATTGTTGACAAAAATACAATGAGAGCTAATGTTTGGTAAGTACAATATGCCGATCTCTCCTGTTGTTTTTGCTGTTCAGTGTTTGTCTGAGCACTGTCCCATGATGCATTGCTACAGCTGAACAGATGGCAGGTAAAGACTGACTGCTTGATTATAAATTACTAAACAGGAGTTTTCTGCCAATttcaaataaatgaattaaatgataaaaatttAAACCAGATTTACCGTTTCATGATAGAAAACTGAAAACACATTCAGTTCCGACTCGAGTAGGCgctgttttgtgtttgtgtttgtcatTCACACGTTGCACACATAAAAACAGCTTTACTAATCTGAACCTGTCACTTATCTGTGTATTGTTCTTTAAAATTTAAACTCTTCATGGTCTGAACTGAATGCTGATCAGCTCAATGTAGAAAGGCAGAGAGAGCCGCGCATTTCACTGGGAAAGCAAGAACTGGCGCTCGTGGGCCGATACAGGCGACACAGAATCTATACAGATATGCTAGGCAGCTGCTAGATTTGTTGTTATATAAGATAAAATAAATCTTGGGATAAAGTTAGTAAGTTGGCAACACTGCCAAGTAAACCCCATCCACTGATTAACATAGAATTTGCATATAAGTTGAATTCGAAACCCATGAAATAAAAGGaaacataaaatgaaaaatcaacTTTACgttttaattagttttttttgtcaccattattgtgtgaccattaataaataaacctttaaaaaattGACTTGCAGTTTCTATTTCAcgtttaaatgttaattttaatattGGAAAACTTACCTCGAGATTGTAGTGAAATGAATTCCCAAATCAtcaattgcattttattttaaaatttaacaGGGGGAGATGTATTATCACCttgaaaattaaattgaaatagtttcatttaagtttcaattttgccacatattttgcGTACAGTTTTCCATAATGAAATGGTGCATCaagttatattttataattcatttatttatataaaattaacTGAAAAAAACCTTCCATACTTATGTGTTTGGGTATATTACAGCTAATCCAATGCCATACACGATTAAATCAGCTTTTATATCAGAATCAGACTGACAACCAAATGCAGTCAGTCAGTCTTTACTTGTGCTTATCGTCTAGTTTCAATTCAATGAGTCTTAATTTCTTTATTGAAATGTTTAtgatctttatttttttagcacTGAAACACAATTGCTATATGAGATGCATCTGATAGTTAAAAAGGTGGTGTGCAAGTCAACATTACCAGCAGAGCACAGTAGGCATATAAAACATTACAGTTTCACCAACTAaactacactacactacacaCAACATGGAGCAGGTCTGACAACATGTTACCTGTATCTTTATTCATTTGGAGTTTATTGCAATGATCTTAGAGAAACGGAGCCAATGGTTGGATTTACTGTGtagttaaaggtgctctaagcgaattgaagcgttttagaccataaaacattttttgttacttaccggaaacatctcctcactatctgcttgctgcctgtccgctgatcaaactgtaaaaaaacgcgatctctgtagacagcccaggcttcacaaacggcaatatcaacacagtggccaaacctacaaacagaaaccataacaaagtgttccagccaataaacgacaagaaggatttgggggtgggggttggtcgcgttcatgaaagcacggaagggagggggagggggaggagttagctacgctctgtctgtttgaaaacagttcaaacatcaacaggaagtgacgtcgcacattattcgcttagagcgcctttaaacgAGCAGGTGCGTGACGTCAGCATCCGATTATTGAGGGATCTGTAAAACAGCCCATAAAGTTTTGACTTGAATATTTCGTTTGAGGGGAgctttaagttttaaaatgcACCATGTTAAAGGGATCGCTGTTTgcgatacatatgtccatcatttttcagacaaacacatttacagttattttagaaaatggccTAGATCTcccagtttttaaaatgtacggATATGGGGTCCACCTGCTTCTAGCCTAaagaatgtgcatccatccttcagaAAAGTAATCAAAACGGCTCCAGGggtttaaatatggatatttctgtGAACAAACCACattgattaccctcagaagaccttcaGAAGAGCCGTTTGGTTTTATGGTTTATCGTTAAGTATTTGTATCGATCAGACTCAATGAATCGTTTGCACATAATGATTCTTTACACAGTGAATGAAAGTCGACACAAATATCATCATGATGAGTTATTCCTCCCGTCATCTGTATCAGGTTTACTTCAGTCTTTTCTTTACACGTTTTCTGGCTTTCATAGTTTTTGCTTGCCAAAATCACATGATTGTTTTCTTTCATTATCCCTACATTAAAATTATTCTTTGATTACAGCTGAAGGTGAAATGTGAGCATGCGCAAAACATCGTGCCTGtctctgtatgtatgtattgtATGTGATGTCGAGCATTTAGCGTTTGGATTGACAGATTGTGATCGTGTGTGTCtctttgtgtgtctgtgtgtgtgttcagtacATTCCCCATGTTGAATtaattgtttgtgtgtgtgtttgtgcgcaTGCACAGGCTGGTATCGCGGGGGCTCCGGCGCGCGCCGTGTCGGCCGTCAAGAACATGAACCTTCCAGAGATGCCCAAGAACATAAACATTGGGGACATCAGCATCAAAGTGCCAAACCTGCCGTCGTTTAAATAGTGCACTACTGTGACTGTGTCTTTACAATCAAACTGTGTTTACCAGAATCAAAGCAAAACTCTTTCTACATGACCGATATGAAGATGTACGAAGTATTTATTGACTCCTCTTTGCTGCAGGTcacgtgtgcgtgcgtgcgtgcgtgtgtgtgtgtgtataatcaTCACAGATATGGAGGTTGTGTGAAGTATTTATTGTGTGTGTCTCAAACCTAACAAACATTCCAGTATGGAAAATATCTAAATGACCATGTCTGCTTAATGATATCGCTTATAGTCTATGTATGTACTATTcagaatattttatatattatttctctTTTCTTACGCAGTTGGATTTTAATTGGTGCATGTATTTCCTTTATGCGACAAAATAAAGTGGCggagtattttttttctttgcaaCTAGGTTTTGTCTTCATTGTATCACTGTCTAAAACAATAAACACTCAGATTGGTATAACACACAAGCACCCAAAAAACACCAACAAGCCGACATCTTACTTCACTTCATGGGTAAATAAAGGACTTACATTCTCCCCTGCGAAAATTAAGTAAAAGTGAAGTACTTACAGTTTTTCATATTGTAAATGCAACCTGGTTCtagcaaatatatatatataaaagtttgcatttctATTTAATAACGGTATTTTTGCCGTTGCTACTTCATTGAGGACTGTCATTTCACCATTTTTAGGATTGTTCAGAGAGACAAAATCCATTTCCCTGTCTGATGTTTATTTGAGCAATAAAATAATCTGGAATGTTAAGATTTTTCTGCATTTCATCTCTAAATAAAGACGATGGGCTTGTCGGTGAGCTTACGTCACGCGTCACGTGCCTGAGCGGAAGGAAGTGTTCGTGTTTCACAAATAGAAGTTTAAAACAAACTGACGAGATGAATTCAATGATCACAGAGACCCAGAGGTAAAGTCACTAGCAGTTTACTATGATTTACACATGGTTGTACATATGTGTATGTTTGGCGACAGAATGAGCAGATTGTAACGTTTAAAATGATCTTCGTAAAATGTAGAGCTTTAAAACAATTACAGTACACAACACACTGTATCTTTTAATGataaatgtctttgtgtgtATTCATTTATGTTAATCCTTTACACTGTGATATATGATAGTTTGTGCTTTGTTACCGATCCAGCTGTGTATCTCTGTACGTTATGTTCATAAGGTTTGATTTGTTTCCTAGCATTAAAGAGGCTGTGGTTTATATCAACTCCATCGACAACAACAAGTTCTCTCGTCTTCTGTCTCGAGTTCTGCAGAAACTTCACCTGAAGGTCTCTCTAATCTGTCTAACCTACAGCTGTACATCAGTTTACACATCTCTCATCATTTCATGCTTTTcatggtttgtttgtttgtttgtttgttaggcAGAGCGATCGTTCagtgaagaagaagaagagaaaTTACAGAGTGCTTTATCTCTGGAGAAAGAAACTCTTAAGTTGGTGTTGGATACCATCTCCTTTATTTTTGAGCAGGTGGATGAcactttgatttgatttgacCTGACCTCACCTCTGAACTGATATTTGTTTGAATGTGATTTAAAGTATGAAGCATGACTCTGAAAGTGTTTCTCCAGGCCGTTTATCACAGCGTGAAGCCAGCATCTCTAAAGCAGCAGCTGGAGAACATCAGCATCGTGTCTGATAAAGCCCAAGCGTTCAGTCAGATTTGGGCTGC
This window encodes:
- the ap3s1 gene encoding AP-3 complex subunit sigma-1 isoform X1, with product MIKAILIFNNHGKPRLSKFYEHYTEDTEQQIIRETFHLVSKRDENVCNFLEGGLLIGGSDNKLIYRHYATLYFVFCVDSSESELGILDLIQVFVETLDKCFENVCELDLIFHMDKVHNILAEMVMGGMVLETNMSEIITQVEAQTKMEKSEAGIAGAPARAVSAVKNMNLPEMPKNINIGDISIKVPNLPSFK
- the ap3s1 gene encoding AP-3 complex subunit sigma-1 isoform X2; translation: MIKAILIFNNHGKPRLSKFYEHYTEDTEQQIIRETFHLVSKRDENVCNFLEGGLLIGGSDNKLIYRHYATLYFVFCVDSSESELGILDLIQVFVETLDKCFENVCELDLIFHMDKVHNILAEMVMGGMVLETNMSEIITQVEAQTKMEKSEFLFLQTFIFQSPRQDR
- the ap3s1 gene encoding AP-3 complex subunit sigma-1 isoform X3 — encoded protein: MIKAILIFNNHGKPRLSKFYEHYTEDTEQQIIRETFHLVSKRDENVCNFLEGGLLIGGSDNKLIYRHYATLYFVFCVDSSESELGILDLIQVFVETLDKCFENVCELDLIFHMDKVHNILAEMVMGGMVLETNMSEIITQVEAQTKMEKSETFIFQSPRQDR
- the commd10 gene encoding COMM domain-containing protein 10 isoform X1, whose product is MLRFFCISSLNKDDGLVGELTSRVTCLSGRKCSCFTNRSLKQTDEMNSMITETQSIKEAVVYINSIDNNKFSRLLSRVLQKLHLKAERSFSEEEEEKLQSALSLEKETLKLVLDTISFIFEQAVYHSVKPASLKQQLENISIVSDKAQAFSQIWAAAGPDELEKIRQRIFAPKTLAQVSWQLNLQMGRSGQSKLKAPHAVLDLGLRTEDGTEQLQDVFVEFDHQELLDFYNKMEEIQTQLDSLS
- the commd10 gene encoding COMM domain-containing protein 10 isoform X2; the encoded protein is MLRFFCISSLNKDDGLVGELTSRVTCLSGRKCSCFTNRSLKQTDEMNSMITETQSIKEAVVYINSIDNNKFSRLLSRVLQKLHLKAERSFSEEEEEKLQSALSLEKETLKLVLDTISFIFEQAVYHSVKPASLKQQLENISIVSDKAQAFSQIWAAAGPDELEKIRQRIFAPKTLAQVSWQLNLQMGRSGQSKLKAPHAVLDLGLRTEDGTELQDVFVEFDHQELLDFYNKMEEIQTQLDSLS